The following are encoded in a window of Primulina eburnea isolate SZY01 chromosome 4, ASM2296580v1, whole genome shotgun sequence genomic DNA:
- the LOC140830915 gene encoding uncharacterized protein codes for MHALLHRGHRLPLGLIRFNLSFLSPMSSSIVLPSISFKKSTSGAPESCRSYSSLGFRNESRGFSRLNLAKSRVFMSVAVGSHTAVDDALFRDYKPSSAFLFPGQGAQAVGMGVEAQKVPAVAELYKRANDILGFDILDICINGPKEKLDSTVLSQPAIYVTSLAAVEVLRARHGGQQIIDSVDVTCGLSLGEYTALAFAGAFSFEDGLKLVKLRGETMQDASDAAKSAMVSIIGLDSAKVQELCDAANEGVDEASKVQIANFLCTGNYAVSGGLKGIEAVEKKAKSFKARMTVRLAVAGAFHTSFMEPAVSRLEAALASTEIRIPRIPVISNVDAEPHADPETIKKILARQVTNPVQWETTMKTLLSRGLAKSYELGPGKVIAGIVKRMDKGASIENISA; via the exons ATGCATGCACTTCTCCACCGCGGCCATCGATTGCCTCTCGGTCTCATTCGCTTCAATCTTTCATTTCTATCCCCAATGAGTTCCTCTATTGTTCTACCTTCTatttctttcaagaaatccACTTCTGGAGCTCCGGAATCTTGCAGAAGCTACAGTTCTCTGGGTTTCAGGAATGAAAGTCGGGGGTTTTCTCGCTTGAATTTGGCAAAATCAAGGGTTTTCATGAGCGTAGCCGTCGGATCTCACACCGCTGTTGATGATGCGCTCTTTAGGGACTATAAGCCTTCTTCTGCTTTCCTCTTTCCTGGCCAG GGCGCACAAGCTGTTGGAATGGGCGTGGAGGCTCAGAAAGTGCCTGCTGTGGCTGAACTGTACAAAAGAGCCAATGATATTTTGGG GTTCGACATtttggatatttgcattaatgGACCAAAGGAAAAGCTTGACAGCACCGTTCTAAGCCAG CCAGCTATCTATGTGACAAGTTTAGCTGCAGTTGAGGTGCTCCGAGCTCGTCACGGTGGGCAGCAAATAATTGACTCTGTGGACGTGACATGTGGATTGAGTTTGGGAGAATACACTGCTCTTGCGTTTGCTGGGGCTTTCAG CTTCGAGGATGGGCTGAAACTGGTTAAATTAAGGGGTGAAACCATGCAG GATGCTTCTGATGCTGCTAAAAGTGCAATGGTTAGTATTATTGGTCTAGACTCTGCAAAGGTGCAAGAGCTTTGTGATGCTGCCAATGAGGGAGTAGATGAAGCAAGCAAAGTTCAAATCGCAAATTTCTTGTGCACT GGAAATTATGCTGTCTCTGGAGGACTTAAAGGAATTGAAGCTGTGGAAAAGAAAGCAAAATCATTCAAGGCTAGAATGACG GTTCGGTTAGCTGTAGCTGGTGCTTTCCACACTAGTTTTATGGAACCAGCTGTATCAAGACTAGAAGCTGCTTTGGCGTCTACAGAAATTCGAATTCCCAGAATACCAGTTATATCTAATGTTGACGCAGAACCACATGCGGATCCCGAAACTATCAAGAAAATACTTGCTCGTCAG GTGACTAATCCAGTTCAATGGGAGACGACAATGAAGACTCTATTAAGCAGAGGGTTGGCAAAGAGCTATGAATTAGGTCCTGGAAAG GTTATAGCTGGTATCGTGAAAAGGATGGATAAAGGTGCTTCCATTGAGAATATTAGTGCCTAA